Proteins encoded by one window of Paroedura picta isolate Pp20150507F chromosome 9, Ppicta_v3.0, whole genome shotgun sequence:
- the MTDH gene encoding protein LYRIC isoform X3 translates to MAAASWQEAMAQQAEEVSSRLRGVLSAGVGLLRTELGLQLPPGLEPERLPTWLVLLSTSLLALLVVLGLLWAATCARAGEARKKRPGRAAAAGEEEDDDDEEDEEEEEEEETAAAGLVGGGGSGGPHKAAPGAAAVLLLKGEEQKKRNKKKLPEKMGRLNGQPAHEVSEEEIMQTVRRDHLKQPSDAEKKTEKSKKNKKKPKGDAKMVQDPSRAEGKETDEGAWETKISNREKRQQRKRDKVLTDAGSESNLPGMENSVPVSSEQLTSTTSFSVGPRKSKGDSISNIQVSNSKSGKGDAVLQQGLNEGPTVNGGSWNEKPVKLSSQIGTSEEKWTSVSSAGSKKKNETSAWGKDAADNGNGKEWGVSLVGRTWAAWSGVDGRINTPEQSSASFTSLGLNPAVSGSSSESVSQPGTADFQWDLNRNQAHVDDEWSGLNGLSPTDPSSDWNAPVEEWGNWVEEEKVPSTPQLEEALSEVQKISDDDREKTETTLHSTASGKSKKKKKKKKKQGEEASSPVQDAEDLDRDAGEEFPEDTSKVQQEEMSFSLKTISTSEEAEPEEMPSFAVSTEPSVTVSENESDKIPSQVPQMLQETEAPISNVKQNSVPPPQTKSEESWESPKQIKKKKKARRET, encoded by the exons ATGGCTGCGGCGAGCTGGCAAGAGGCTATGGCCCAGCAGGCGGAGGAGGTGTCATCCCGGCTGCGGGGCGTGCTGTCGGCCGGCGTGGGCCTGCTGCGCACCGAGCTGGGCCTGCAGCTGCCGCCCGGCCTGGAGCCGGAGCGCCTGCCCACCTGGCTGGTGCTGCTCTCGACCTCGCTGCTGGCGCTGCTGGTCGTGCTGGGGCTCCTGTGGGCGGCCACCTGCGCCAGGGCGGGGGAGGCGCGCAAGAAGCGCCCCGGCAGAGCGGCCGCggcgggagaagaagaggacgacgacgacgaggaggacgaagaggaggaggaggaggaagaaacggCGGCGGCGGGCCTGGTAGGAGGCGGGGGCAGCGGTGGCCCCCACAAGGCGGCTCCTGGGGCGGCCGCGGTGCTCCTGCTGAAGGGAGAGGAGCAGAAAAAACGGAATAAGAAGAAACTGCCGGAGAAAATGGGCAGG CTTAATGGTCAGCCTGCTCATGAAGTGTCTGAAGAGGAAATAATGCAGACGGTTCGAAGAGACCACCTAAAACAGCCATCTGATGcagaaaagaaaactgaaaag TCAAAAAAGAATAAGAAGAAACCAAAGGGGGATGCTAAAATGGTTCAGGACCCGTCACGTGCTGAAGGAAAGGAAACAGATGAAG GAGCTTGGGAAACAAAAATCAGTAACAGAGAGAAACGGCAGCAACGTAAACGTGACAAGGTATTGACTGATGCTGGATCAGAATCAAACCTGCCAGGCAtggagaattctgttccagtgtCCAGTGAACAACTAACATCTACAACATCCTTTTCAGTTGGCCCCAGAAAAAGCAAAG GTGACAGTATTTCAAATATTCAAGTTAGCAACTCTAAATCTGGAAAAGGTGATGCTGTACTCCAACAAG GGTTGAATGAAGGACCAACTGTAAATGGAggaagctggaatgaaaaacccgTAAAACTCTCCTCTCAGATTGGTACAAGTGAGGAGAAATGGACTTCAGTGTCATCTGCAGGTAGCAAGAAGAAGAATGAGACGTCTGCTTGGGGAAAGGATGCAGCAGATAATGGAAATGGGAAGGAATGGGGAGTGTCCCTGGTGGGCAGAACCTGGG CAGCCTGGTCTGGAGTTGATGGAAGAATCAATACTCCCGAGCAGAGTTCTGCTTCATTCACTTCTTTGGGATTAAATCCTGCCGTTTCAG GATCCAGCAGTGAATCTGTTTCTCAGCCCGGCACTGCAGATTTCCAGTGGGATTTAAACCGTAATCAGGCACATGTTGATGATGAGTGGTCTGGGTTAA ACGGGCTTTCTCCCACTGATCCCAGTTCAGACTGGAATGCAccagtggaggaatggggaaactgGGTGGAAGAAGAAAAGGTTCCATCCACCCCACAACTCGAAGAAGCATTATCTGAAGTTCAAAAG ATTTCAGATGATgacagagagaaaacagaaacaacaCTGCACAGTACTGCGAGTGGCAAatcgaaaaagaagaagaagaaaaagaagaagcagggaGAAGAGGCTAGCTCTCCTGTACAG GATGCTGAAGACCTGGATAGAGATGCTGGAGAAGAATTTCCAGAAGATACCTCAAAAGTTCAACAAGAGGAGATGTCTTTCTCTTTAAAGACCATCAGCACTAGTGAAGAAGCTGAG CCCGAGGAGATGCCCTCGTTTGCCGTTTCTACTGAGCCATCTGTAACTGTATCAGAGAATGAATCTGACAAGATACCTTCCCAAGTGCCACAGATGCTCCAGGAGACAGAGGCTCCTATTTCTAATGTTAAGCAAAACAGTGTGCCTCCGCCACAGA CCAAGTCTGAAGAGAGCTGGGAGTCCcccaaacaaattaaaaagaagaaaaaagccagAAGGGAAACGTGA
- the MTDH gene encoding protein LYRIC isoform X1 — translation MAAASWQEAMAQQAEEVSSRLRGVLSAGVGLLRTELGLQLPPGLEPERLPTWLVLLSTSLLALLVVLGLLWAATCARAGEARKKRPGRAAAAGEEEDDDDEEDEEEEEEEETAAAGLVGGGGSGGPHKAAPGAAAVLLLKGEEQKKRNKKKLPEKMGRLNGQPAHEVSEEEIMQTVRRDHLKQPSDAEKKTEKSKKNKKKPKGDAKMVQDPSRAEGKETDEGAWETKISNREKRQQRKRDKVLTDAGSESNLPGMENSVPVSSEQLTSTTSFSVGPRKSKGDSISNIQVSNSKSGKGDAVLQQGLNEGPTVNGGSWNEKPVKLSSQIGTSEEKWTSVSSAGSKKKNETSAWGKDAADNGNGKEWGVSLVGRTWGERTLFPSIAAWSGVDGRINTPEQSSASFTSLGLNPAVSGSSSESVSQPGTADFQWDLNRNQAHVDDEWSGLNGLSPTDPSSDWNAPVEEWGNWVEEEKVPSTPQLEEALSEVQKISDDDREKTETTLHSTASGKSKKKKKKKKKQGEEASSPVQDAEDLDRDAGEEFPEDTSKVQQEEMSFSLKTISTSEEAEPEEMPSFAVSTEPSVTVSENESDKIPSQVPQMLQETEAPISNVKQNSVPPPQTKSEESWESPKQIKKKKKARRET, via the exons ATGGCTGCGGCGAGCTGGCAAGAGGCTATGGCCCAGCAGGCGGAGGAGGTGTCATCCCGGCTGCGGGGCGTGCTGTCGGCCGGCGTGGGCCTGCTGCGCACCGAGCTGGGCCTGCAGCTGCCGCCCGGCCTGGAGCCGGAGCGCCTGCCCACCTGGCTGGTGCTGCTCTCGACCTCGCTGCTGGCGCTGCTGGTCGTGCTGGGGCTCCTGTGGGCGGCCACCTGCGCCAGGGCGGGGGAGGCGCGCAAGAAGCGCCCCGGCAGAGCGGCCGCggcgggagaagaagaggacgacgacgacgaggaggacgaagaggaggaggaggaggaagaaacggCGGCGGCGGGCCTGGTAGGAGGCGGGGGCAGCGGTGGCCCCCACAAGGCGGCTCCTGGGGCGGCCGCGGTGCTCCTGCTGAAGGGAGAGGAGCAGAAAAAACGGAATAAGAAGAAACTGCCGGAGAAAATGGGCAGG CTTAATGGTCAGCCTGCTCATGAAGTGTCTGAAGAGGAAATAATGCAGACGGTTCGAAGAGACCACCTAAAACAGCCATCTGATGcagaaaagaaaactgaaaag TCAAAAAAGAATAAGAAGAAACCAAAGGGGGATGCTAAAATGGTTCAGGACCCGTCACGTGCTGAAGGAAAGGAAACAGATGAAG GAGCTTGGGAAACAAAAATCAGTAACAGAGAGAAACGGCAGCAACGTAAACGTGACAAGGTATTGACTGATGCTGGATCAGAATCAAACCTGCCAGGCAtggagaattctgttccagtgtCCAGTGAACAACTAACATCTACAACATCCTTTTCAGTTGGCCCCAGAAAAAGCAAAG GTGACAGTATTTCAAATATTCAAGTTAGCAACTCTAAATCTGGAAAAGGTGATGCTGTACTCCAACAAG GGTTGAATGAAGGACCAACTGTAAATGGAggaagctggaatgaaaaacccgTAAAACTCTCCTCTCAGATTGGTACAAGTGAGGAGAAATGGACTTCAGTGTCATCTGCAGGTAGCAAGAAGAAGAATGAGACGTCTGCTTGGGGAAAGGATGCAGCAGATAATGGAAATGGGAAGGAATGGGGAGTGTCCCTGGTGGGCAGAACCTGGGGTGAGCGCACTTTGTTCCCTAGTATTG CAGCCTGGTCTGGAGTTGATGGAAGAATCAATACTCCCGAGCAGAGTTCTGCTTCATTCACTTCTTTGGGATTAAATCCTGCCGTTTCAG GATCCAGCAGTGAATCTGTTTCTCAGCCCGGCACTGCAGATTTCCAGTGGGATTTAAACCGTAATCAGGCACATGTTGATGATGAGTGGTCTGGGTTAA ACGGGCTTTCTCCCACTGATCCCAGTTCAGACTGGAATGCAccagtggaggaatggggaaactgGGTGGAAGAAGAAAAGGTTCCATCCACCCCACAACTCGAAGAAGCATTATCTGAAGTTCAAAAG ATTTCAGATGATgacagagagaaaacagaaacaacaCTGCACAGTACTGCGAGTGGCAAatcgaaaaagaagaagaagaaaaagaagaagcagggaGAAGAGGCTAGCTCTCCTGTACAG GATGCTGAAGACCTGGATAGAGATGCTGGAGAAGAATTTCCAGAAGATACCTCAAAAGTTCAACAAGAGGAGATGTCTTTCTCTTTAAAGACCATCAGCACTAGTGAAGAAGCTGAG CCCGAGGAGATGCCCTCGTTTGCCGTTTCTACTGAGCCATCTGTAACTGTATCAGAGAATGAATCTGACAAGATACCTTCCCAAGTGCCACAGATGCTCCAGGAGACAGAGGCTCCTATTTCTAATGTTAAGCAAAACAGTGTGCCTCCGCCACAGA CCAAGTCTGAAGAGAGCTGGGAGTCCcccaaacaaattaaaaagaagaaaaaagccagAAGGGAAACGTGA
- the MTDH gene encoding protein LYRIC isoform X4, with the protein MAAASWQEAMAQQAEEVSSRLRGVLSAGVGLLRTELGLQLPPGLEPERLPTWLVLLSTSLLALLVVLGLLWAATCARAGEARKKRPGRAAAAGEEEDDDDEEDEEEEEEEETAAAGLVGGGGSGGPHKAAPGAAAVLLLKGEEQKKRNKKKLPEKMGRLNGQPAHEVSEEEIMQTVRRDHLKQPSDAEKKTEKSKKNKKKPKGDAKMVQDPSRAEGKETDEGAWETKISNREKRQQRKRDKVLTDAGSESNLPGMENSVPVSSEQLTSTTSFSVGPRKSKGDSISNIQVSNSKSGKGDAVLQQGLNEGPTVNGGSWNEKPVKLSSQIGTSEEKWTSVSSAGSKKKNETSAWGKDAADNGNGKEWGVSLVGRTWAWSGVDGRINTPEQSSASFTSLGLNPAVSGSSSESVSQPGTADFQWDLNRNQAHVDDEWSGLNGLSPTDPSSDWNAPVEEWGNWVEEEKVPSTPQLEEALSEVQKISDDDREKTETTLHSTASGKSKKKKKKKKKQGEEASSPVQDAEDLDRDAGEEFPEDTSKVQQEEMSFSLKTISTSEEAEPEEMPSFAVSTEPSVTVSENESDKIPSQVPQMLQETEAPISNVKQNSVPPPQTKSEESWESPKQIKKKKKARRET; encoded by the exons ATGGCTGCGGCGAGCTGGCAAGAGGCTATGGCCCAGCAGGCGGAGGAGGTGTCATCCCGGCTGCGGGGCGTGCTGTCGGCCGGCGTGGGCCTGCTGCGCACCGAGCTGGGCCTGCAGCTGCCGCCCGGCCTGGAGCCGGAGCGCCTGCCCACCTGGCTGGTGCTGCTCTCGACCTCGCTGCTGGCGCTGCTGGTCGTGCTGGGGCTCCTGTGGGCGGCCACCTGCGCCAGGGCGGGGGAGGCGCGCAAGAAGCGCCCCGGCAGAGCGGCCGCggcgggagaagaagaggacgacgacgacgaggaggacgaagaggaggaggaggaggaagaaacggCGGCGGCGGGCCTGGTAGGAGGCGGGGGCAGCGGTGGCCCCCACAAGGCGGCTCCTGGGGCGGCCGCGGTGCTCCTGCTGAAGGGAGAGGAGCAGAAAAAACGGAATAAGAAGAAACTGCCGGAGAAAATGGGCAGG CTTAATGGTCAGCCTGCTCATGAAGTGTCTGAAGAGGAAATAATGCAGACGGTTCGAAGAGACCACCTAAAACAGCCATCTGATGcagaaaagaaaactgaaaag TCAAAAAAGAATAAGAAGAAACCAAAGGGGGATGCTAAAATGGTTCAGGACCCGTCACGTGCTGAAGGAAAGGAAACAGATGAAG GAGCTTGGGAAACAAAAATCAGTAACAGAGAGAAACGGCAGCAACGTAAACGTGACAAGGTATTGACTGATGCTGGATCAGAATCAAACCTGCCAGGCAtggagaattctgttccagtgtCCAGTGAACAACTAACATCTACAACATCCTTTTCAGTTGGCCCCAGAAAAAGCAAAG GTGACAGTATTTCAAATATTCAAGTTAGCAACTCTAAATCTGGAAAAGGTGATGCTGTACTCCAACAAG GGTTGAATGAAGGACCAACTGTAAATGGAggaagctggaatgaaaaacccgTAAAACTCTCCTCTCAGATTGGTACAAGTGAGGAGAAATGGACTTCAGTGTCATCTGCAGGTAGCAAGAAGAAGAATGAGACGTCTGCTTGGGGAAAGGATGCAGCAGATAATGGAAATGGGAAGGAATGGGGAGTGTCCCTGGTGGGCAGAACCTGGG CCTGGTCTGGAGTTGATGGAAGAATCAATACTCCCGAGCAGAGTTCTGCTTCATTCACTTCTTTGGGATTAAATCCTGCCGTTTCAG GATCCAGCAGTGAATCTGTTTCTCAGCCCGGCACTGCAGATTTCCAGTGGGATTTAAACCGTAATCAGGCACATGTTGATGATGAGTGGTCTGGGTTAA ACGGGCTTTCTCCCACTGATCCCAGTTCAGACTGGAATGCAccagtggaggaatggggaaactgGGTGGAAGAAGAAAAGGTTCCATCCACCCCACAACTCGAAGAAGCATTATCTGAAGTTCAAAAG ATTTCAGATGATgacagagagaaaacagaaacaacaCTGCACAGTACTGCGAGTGGCAAatcgaaaaagaagaagaagaaaaagaagaagcagggaGAAGAGGCTAGCTCTCCTGTACAG GATGCTGAAGACCTGGATAGAGATGCTGGAGAAGAATTTCCAGAAGATACCTCAAAAGTTCAACAAGAGGAGATGTCTTTCTCTTTAAAGACCATCAGCACTAGTGAAGAAGCTGAG CCCGAGGAGATGCCCTCGTTTGCCGTTTCTACTGAGCCATCTGTAACTGTATCAGAGAATGAATCTGACAAGATACCTTCCCAAGTGCCACAGATGCTCCAGGAGACAGAGGCTCCTATTTCTAATGTTAAGCAAAACAGTGTGCCTCCGCCACAGA CCAAGTCTGAAGAGAGCTGGGAGTCCcccaaacaaattaaaaagaagaaaaaagccagAAGGGAAACGTGA
- the MTDH gene encoding protein LYRIC isoform X2 codes for MAAASWQEAMAQQAEEVSSRLRGVLSAGVGLLRTELGLQLPPGLEPERLPTWLVLLSTSLLALLVVLGLLWAATCARAGEARKKRPGRAAAAGEEEDDDDEEDEEEEEEEETAAAGLVGGGGSGGPHKAAPGAAAVLLLKGEEQKKRNKKKLPEKMGRLNGQPAHEVSEEEIMQTVRRDHLKQPSDAEKKTEKSKKNKKKPKGDAKMVQDPSRAEGKETDEGAWETKISNREKRQQRKRDKVLTDAGSESNLPGMENSVPVSSEQLTSTTSFSVGPRKSKGDSISNIQVSNSKSGKGDAVLQQGLNEGPTVNGGSWNEKPVKLSSQIGTSEEKWTSVSSAGSKKKNETSAWGKDAADNGNGKEWGVSLVGRTWGERTLFPSIAWSGVDGRINTPEQSSASFTSLGLNPAVSGSSSESVSQPGTADFQWDLNRNQAHVDDEWSGLNGLSPTDPSSDWNAPVEEWGNWVEEEKVPSTPQLEEALSEVQKISDDDREKTETTLHSTASGKSKKKKKKKKKQGEEASSPVQDAEDLDRDAGEEFPEDTSKVQQEEMSFSLKTISTSEEAEPEEMPSFAVSTEPSVTVSENESDKIPSQVPQMLQETEAPISNVKQNSVPPPQTKSEESWESPKQIKKKKKARRET; via the exons ATGGCTGCGGCGAGCTGGCAAGAGGCTATGGCCCAGCAGGCGGAGGAGGTGTCATCCCGGCTGCGGGGCGTGCTGTCGGCCGGCGTGGGCCTGCTGCGCACCGAGCTGGGCCTGCAGCTGCCGCCCGGCCTGGAGCCGGAGCGCCTGCCCACCTGGCTGGTGCTGCTCTCGACCTCGCTGCTGGCGCTGCTGGTCGTGCTGGGGCTCCTGTGGGCGGCCACCTGCGCCAGGGCGGGGGAGGCGCGCAAGAAGCGCCCCGGCAGAGCGGCCGCggcgggagaagaagaggacgacgacgacgaggaggacgaagaggaggaggaggaggaagaaacggCGGCGGCGGGCCTGGTAGGAGGCGGGGGCAGCGGTGGCCCCCACAAGGCGGCTCCTGGGGCGGCCGCGGTGCTCCTGCTGAAGGGAGAGGAGCAGAAAAAACGGAATAAGAAGAAACTGCCGGAGAAAATGGGCAGG CTTAATGGTCAGCCTGCTCATGAAGTGTCTGAAGAGGAAATAATGCAGACGGTTCGAAGAGACCACCTAAAACAGCCATCTGATGcagaaaagaaaactgaaaag TCAAAAAAGAATAAGAAGAAACCAAAGGGGGATGCTAAAATGGTTCAGGACCCGTCACGTGCTGAAGGAAAGGAAACAGATGAAG GAGCTTGGGAAACAAAAATCAGTAACAGAGAGAAACGGCAGCAACGTAAACGTGACAAGGTATTGACTGATGCTGGATCAGAATCAAACCTGCCAGGCAtggagaattctgttccagtgtCCAGTGAACAACTAACATCTACAACATCCTTTTCAGTTGGCCCCAGAAAAAGCAAAG GTGACAGTATTTCAAATATTCAAGTTAGCAACTCTAAATCTGGAAAAGGTGATGCTGTACTCCAACAAG GGTTGAATGAAGGACCAACTGTAAATGGAggaagctggaatgaaaaacccgTAAAACTCTCCTCTCAGATTGGTACAAGTGAGGAGAAATGGACTTCAGTGTCATCTGCAGGTAGCAAGAAGAAGAATGAGACGTCTGCTTGGGGAAAGGATGCAGCAGATAATGGAAATGGGAAGGAATGGGGAGTGTCCCTGGTGGGCAGAACCTGGGGTGAGCGCACTTTGTTCCCTAGTATTG CCTGGTCTGGAGTTGATGGAAGAATCAATACTCCCGAGCAGAGTTCTGCTTCATTCACTTCTTTGGGATTAAATCCTGCCGTTTCAG GATCCAGCAGTGAATCTGTTTCTCAGCCCGGCACTGCAGATTTCCAGTGGGATTTAAACCGTAATCAGGCACATGTTGATGATGAGTGGTCTGGGTTAA ACGGGCTTTCTCCCACTGATCCCAGTTCAGACTGGAATGCAccagtggaggaatggggaaactgGGTGGAAGAAGAAAAGGTTCCATCCACCCCACAACTCGAAGAAGCATTATCTGAAGTTCAAAAG ATTTCAGATGATgacagagagaaaacagaaacaacaCTGCACAGTACTGCGAGTGGCAAatcgaaaaagaagaagaagaaaaagaagaagcagggaGAAGAGGCTAGCTCTCCTGTACAG GATGCTGAAGACCTGGATAGAGATGCTGGAGAAGAATTTCCAGAAGATACCTCAAAAGTTCAACAAGAGGAGATGTCTTTCTCTTTAAAGACCATCAGCACTAGTGAAGAAGCTGAG CCCGAGGAGATGCCCTCGTTTGCCGTTTCTACTGAGCCATCTGTAACTGTATCAGAGAATGAATCTGACAAGATACCTTCCCAAGTGCCACAGATGCTCCAGGAGACAGAGGCTCCTATTTCTAATGTTAAGCAAAACAGTGTGCCTCCGCCACAGA CCAAGTCTGAAGAGAGCTGGGAGTCCcccaaacaaattaaaaagaagaaaaaagccagAAGGGAAACGTGA